The window TTATGCTGTTTGTATTGCACCTGAAATGAAGTGGAGCTGTTTTGCTacgatattttacatttaaatcatatgttatagTTTCCAAATCTTAAAGGTTTGCCATGGAGTTTGTCTTTAATCCGCATATTAAAAGGAGAGCCACTCACCTGTCTTCTGGATGCTGCAGTTGTACTGGAGCAGCGGCTGGAATTCTTCATCTTGTACTTCTTCCCTTTGGAAAAGTTATCATGCCCATTCTTGTCCTCTTTGGGGTCCGACGGTAACGGATTGAGAAATAAAATTCGCGCAATAAGACCATACAATACGGTGGCCAGAGAGAGAGGCAAAACGAAGAAGATGCCAAAGTCGAAAAAATATATGGGAAGGTAAAGGTTTCTGGACACTTTGTACGCGCACGTCACTATTGTCACATCCTTGTAGACTACCTGTTGGATATCGGAAAGGTAAAACCACATTACGCAGTAAAGTGAGGTGAAAACCCAAACTCCAAGAATGATCTTCTTCGCCCGTGAGAGCGTACATAAAAACTGCGCTTTGATCGGGTGACATATGGCGATGTATCGCTCTATAGTGAACGCTGTTATGGAACACGAGGATGCGTTTATTCCAAGATATTGGAAGTATGTGATGCACAGACACCCCGGGTGCCCAAAAATCCAAGAATCGAACAAACTGTCCGTTATGCTCGGTAGACCGGCTGCGATCAACACCATGAGGTCAGCGATGGCCAAACTCACCAGATAACCGTTGGTAGGGGTCCGCATGTGCTTTGTGGTGAGGACCACCATGATGACCATCACGTTTCCAACTATCCCCAGAGCGCATATTAGGAAAACGATGAGGACGCTGGTCACTTTATATTCAACACTGCGGTCAGTCCAAGATTCCAAAGTCCCATTGGACACCGTGGAGTTCTCCATTCttaaaatgtctccaaatatctataAAAATCTAAGGACCTTAATTCTGTAAAGTTTGCATAATTATATGCATAGTTTATCCAGCCCACAATTTGTTTCTTAAACACAACTTTCTCCTTTCCCAGTGAGTTAAATTGCATTGGAGGTAACTAAATTACATTCATTTGCAATGCAACATTAAAGCCCAAAACGCATAATCTATAGGATCCGATGCTGTTTCTTCTCTTAGTGGAAATATATTGAAGGCAGAATTGCTCTCTTCTGTAGTTGTGGATCAGGAGATGGATCTCCTGCTCTTTGACGGATAGCGCCCTGGTGCTGAATTTAGTCTCTCCCTGTAGCTGCGTGATCAGATGGGCAAAAGGGGCGTTTTACGCACGGACCCAGTTCACACAGATTAAACCTGGCATGAAACTTGTCCTTTACCTTTCCTTTTCAGAGCCCTATGAATTTCGTTTTGTTGCATGGGTTAAATTGTATGTGTGGTTTTAAGGTCTTATTTAAATGCTATGTCGTGACATTCTACACAACTTCTGATTTAAGAAGCTGTGCTGTCTGGAAGAATTGTGAAAAATCGATTAAACTGATCCATCTAATGGAAATATGATTGACtgtaatatattcctgtctcatTTGGCTATTCTGCTACTTGATTTAAGATACTGTATTTCTGTCATATACTGGAATGATGAATTTTGTAACCGCACATATGCATGTCACTAGTTTATACATAATAAAGGGgtgttttcatatttttcttttatcaGTCAATTTAAACAGTCCTTTCTCAAAGTACtaaaatacactttttattaTCCTTGCAACGTATATTT of the Xyrauchen texanus isolate HMW12.3.18 chromosome 10, RBS_HiC_50CHRs, whole genome shotgun sequence genome contains:
- the LOC127650970 gene encoding thyrotropin-releasing hormone receptor-like produces the protein MENSTVSNGTLESWTDRSVEYKVTSVLIVFLICALGIVGNVMVIMVVLTTKHMRTPTNGYLVSLAIADLMVLIAAGLPSITDSLFDSWIFGHPGCLCITYFQYLGINASSCSITAFTIERYIAICHPIKAQFLCTLSRAKKIILGVWVFTSLYCVMWFYLSDIQQVVYKDVTIVTCAYKVSRNLYLPIYFFDFGIFFVLPLSLATVLYGLIARILFLNPLPSDPKEDKNGHDNFSKGKKYKMKNSSRCSSTTAASRRQVTKMLAVVVILFTILWMPYRTLVVVNSFLQEAYLDTWFLLFCRTCVYLNSAINPLIYNAMSQKFRTAFRRLCRCGRNAQAQKAAYSVALTYSVAKETSTVESMGHFSTEMDDLTPSEELFPDKKLLYPQNCDFRKETFSQA